The following are encoded in a window of Pyxidicoccus xibeiensis genomic DNA:
- a CDS encoding aldehyde dehydrogenase family protein, whose protein sequence is MSTHIVDNPFTGDVAASVEPTSPAQLDAVLERARSAAKALRAMSVEARVKLVLRACEVMEKNTDAIARDITRQMGKPLSQARGEVGGMAGRLRHMASIAAESLADIVLPPKDNFERRIAKEPLGVVLDLPAWNYPLLTAVNAVAPAVLAGNAVVLKHSPRTPLCGEHFARAFAEAGAPEGTVQAIFLDYPGTEKLVGDARIDHVLFTGSVLGGHKMQAAAKERFLHIGLELGGNDPAYVAPDCDFDKTVENIVDGAMYNAGQSCCAVERVYVHKSLYERFVDAVEPLVRAYMMGDPESDKTNLGPIAQPWHPAELQAFVQDATSRGAKLVHGGKAVQVNGKGRFFEPTLLRDVSADARVMAEESFGPLLPIAPVASDEEALARMNASRLGLTASVWTSDRERADRLARQLEAGTVYMNRCDSLDPALPWSGVKDSGRGVTLSALGFDSLTRPKALHYRLRF, encoded by the coding sequence ATGAGCACACACATCGTCGACAACCCGTTCACTGGCGACGTCGCAGCGTCCGTCGAGCCCACCTCTCCCGCCCAGCTCGACGCCGTGCTGGAGCGCGCCCGGAGCGCCGCGAAGGCCCTGCGCGCCATGAGCGTGGAGGCGCGCGTGAAGCTGGTGCTCCGCGCCTGCGAGGTGATGGAGAAGAACACCGACGCCATTGCCCGCGACATCACCCGGCAGATGGGCAAGCCGCTGTCCCAGGCCCGGGGCGAGGTGGGCGGCATGGCCGGCCGGCTGCGCCACATGGCCTCCATCGCCGCCGAGTCGCTCGCGGACATCGTCCTGCCGCCCAAGGACAACTTCGAGCGCCGCATCGCGAAGGAGCCGCTGGGCGTGGTGCTGGACCTGCCCGCGTGGAACTACCCGCTGCTCACCGCGGTGAATGCCGTGGCCCCCGCCGTGCTGGCGGGAAACGCCGTCGTCCTCAAGCACTCCCCGCGCACCCCGCTGTGCGGCGAGCACTTCGCCCGCGCCTTCGCGGAGGCCGGCGCGCCCGAGGGCACCGTGCAGGCCATCTTCCTGGACTACCCGGGCACGGAGAAGCTCGTCGGGGACGCGCGCATCGACCACGTGCTCTTCACCGGCTCGGTGCTGGGCGGGCACAAGATGCAGGCGGCCGCGAAGGAGCGCTTCCTGCACATCGGCCTGGAGCTGGGAGGCAATGACCCGGCCTACGTCGCGCCAGACTGCGACTTCGACAAGACGGTGGAGAACATCGTCGACGGCGCCATGTACAACGCCGGGCAGAGCTGCTGCGCCGTGGAGCGCGTGTACGTACACAAGTCCCTCTACGAGCGCTTCGTGGACGCCGTGGAGCCGCTGGTGCGCGCGTACATGATGGGCGACCCGGAGTCCGACAAGACGAATCTCGGCCCCATCGCCCAGCCGTGGCACCCGGCGGAGCTGCAGGCCTTCGTCCAGGACGCCACCAGCCGGGGGGCGAAGCTCGTCCACGGCGGCAAGGCGGTCCAGGTGAACGGGAAGGGACGCTTCTTCGAGCCCACGCTCCTGCGCGACGTGAGCGCGGACGCGCGGGTGATGGCCGAGGAGTCCTTCGGGCCGCTGCTGCCGATTGCGCCCGTCGCGTCGGATGAGGAGGCGCTGGCCCGGATGAACGCCTCGCGCCTGGGCCTCACCGCGAGCGTGTGGACGTCCGACCGCGAGCGCGCCGACCGGCTCGCCCGCCAGTTGGAGGCCGGCACCGTCTACATGAACCGCTGCGACTCGCTGGACCCGGCGCTGCCTTGGAGCGGCGTGAAGGACTCCGGGCGAGGGGTGACGCTGAGCGCGCTCGGCTTCGACTCGCTGACG